A window of Thermoproteus sp. genomic DNA:
TAGTGCTGTATCCAGATGCGGTGGGGCTGGGCGCCTTTGCGGCGATAGGCGCCGACATAGCCGCCAGGGCTGGCTTGAACCCACTGGCGGTGATGGCTATGGCCGCAATCACGGCGGCGGGTGGCGGGGTGGTCAGAGACGTTCTCTCGGCTGAAGTTCCGTTGATATTGAGGCGTGAGATATACGCCACGGCGGCGGCCGTAGGGGGGCTCATATATCTAGCCCTATTGTATCTAGCAGACAGAGAGGCGGCGCTTCTCGGCACTGCGCTCTCAGTGACGGGGTTAAGGTTGGCGTCGTTGAGGTTCCAGTGGGAGTTGCCTAGGCGCAGGGCTTAAGCCCAAGGAGCTTGGCGAGACCCCGCGGCGCCACGGCCCCGCCGGCGCTTATAGAGCCCTCGATGAGGCAGAGCGCCTCGCCTCTCGTCGCAATTTTGTAGCCTAACTGATGCGAGAGTTGAAGTGGGTGA
This region includes:
- a CDS encoding trimeric intracellular cation channel family protein; translation: MIADLIIEALNYVGIVAFAVSGALKAGEKDMDLLGFIVLGFSTALAGGIIRDVLLGRFPPVNITYLPYQVAAILASAATFVLYDRINRYRDVVLYPDAVGLGAFAAIGADIAARAGLNPLAVMAMAAITAAGGGVVRDVLSAEVPLILRREIYATAAAVGGLIYLALLYLADREAALLGTALSVTGLRLASLRFQWELPRRRA